A stretch of the Rickettsiales bacterium genome encodes the following:
- the secY gene encoding preprotein translocase subunit SecY, giving the protein MASNINLSVIGKAEELKKRLLFVIGALIIYRLGTYIPLPGVDSRVLDKMFSMHSQGILGIFDMFSGGALSRMTIFALNVMPYITVSIVVQLVTVIYPALNQLRKEGGEAGRRKIQQYTRIGTVFMTAIQGYGIATYLQSINIDGQTAIINPGLFFTITTITTLIGGTLFLMWLGEQITSRGIGNGVSLIIFAGIVANLPSAISKTFELGRTGAISTGFIILIVALIVAMIAFIVFMERAQRRLIVQYPKRMVGNKQYQGESTYLPLKINTAGVLPPIFASSLLLFPATLSGFGVGGAGADQNEIIQTILLYLGHGKPLYILLYILMIVFFCFFYMNNVFNPVETADNLKKNGGFIPGIRPGKNTGDYLQFILNRITVIGAAYLSLICVIPELLVAEFAVPFYLGGTSLLIVVNVTMDTIAQIHSHLIAHQYEGLLKKTNLKGGRRRK; this is encoded by the coding sequence ATGGCCTCTAACATTAATCTCTCTGTGATTGGTAAGGCAGAGGAGCTTAAGAAAAGGCTTTTATTTGTTATCGGTGCGTTAATTATTTATCGTTTGGGAACTTATATTCCACTTCCGGGCGTAGATTCAAGGGTTCTAGATAAAATGTTCTCTATGCATTCGCAGGGGATTCTTGGTATATTTGATATGTTTTCTGGTGGTGCGTTAAGCCGTATGACGATATTCGCACTAAATGTTATGCCTTACATTACGGTTTCAATAGTGGTGCAGCTTGTAACTGTTATCTACCCTGCATTAAACCAGCTCAGAAAAGAAGGTGGCGAGGCTGGCAGAAGAAAAATTCAGCAATATACTAGAATTGGAACGGTTTTTATGACTGCAATTCAGGGTTACGGCATCGCAACTTATTTGCAATCAATCAATATTGATGGGCAAACGGCGATTATCAATCCCGGCTTGTTTTTTACCATTACAACTATCACAACTCTAATCGGTGGAACGCTTTTCTTGATGTGGCTTGGGGAGCAAATCACTTCAAGAGGCATTGGCAATGGCGTATCATTAATCATCTTCGCAGGTATTGTTGCAAACCTTCCAAGTGCTATTTCAAAAACCTTTGAGCTAGGGCGAACTGGTGCTATTTCAACTGGCTTCATTATATTAATTGTTGCACTAATTGTTGCGATGATAGCCTTTATAGTTTTTATGGAAAGGGCTCAAAGAAGGCTGATTGTGCAATATCCAAAGCGAATGGTTGGCAACAAGCAATATCAGGGTGAAAGCACTTATTTACCGCTGAAAATTAATACTGCTGGTGTATTGCCTCCAATTTTTGCAAGCTCATTATTGCTTTTTCCTGCAACACTATCTGGCTTTGGTGTTGGCGGTGCTGGAGCTGATCAAAATGAGATTATCCAAACTATTTTATTATATCTTGGACACGGCAAACCTTTATATATTTTGCTATATATTTTGATGATTGTTTTCTTCTGCTTTTTCTATATGAATAATGTTTTCAATCCCGTTGAAACAGCTGATAATCTCAAGAAAAATGGTGGTTTTATCCCAGGTATTAGGCCGGGTAAAAACACGGGCGATTATCTGCAATTTATCCTAAATAGAATTACAGTTATTGGTGCAGCTTATCTTAGCTTAATTTGCGTAATTCCTGAATTATTAGTTGCTGAATTTGCTGTTCCATTCTATCTTGGCGGAACTTCGCTTTTAATTGTGGTGAATGTTACAATGGATACAATTGCTCAAATTCACTCTCATTTAATTGCTCATCAATATGAAGGTTTGCTCAAGAAAACAAACCTAAAAGGTGGCAGAAGAAGA